One window of the Paenibacillus beijingensis genome contains the following:
- a CDS encoding ABC transporter substrate-binding protein, whose amino-acid sequence MDSKKMKAALSLLLLVTMILAGCSGKETGGQGAATQAEGSAQEAPAAQDLKIALNAQPTTLDTQMTTAWVTTHVSRNIYETLMVADEHYQIKPMLAESYVVSADAKTFTFKLRKGVLFHNGKEMKADDVAASMNRWMKLTTVGKATFGDSKFTKVDDYTVEMKLDKPSGVALQVMTNTNQFAAIMPKEVADTATDSGVKEYIGTGPYKFDEWKQDQFIHLTKFDGYKPLDGEPSGLAGHKEALTTDLYFDFVTDSSTRLAGLQSGQYDVAMELPPDNLAQLKADPDIKTYTSFTGYNPLILNNKKGIFSNVKARQAVAAALDMDAIMKGAYGDPEFYRIDGGIMMKEQSNWYSEAGLENYNQKNKEKAIQLLKEASYNGEPVRLITSRDYEDLYNTCVVIKAQLEEIGMNVDLQTYDWGTVLSKQPNPDAWDFFPTTFSSKTDPTQILYLDSRNGWAGWTNNPIIDKLLDQIRSSSSQEQSKKWFDEVQKEFWTSVPVIKLGDKYALMASGSKVEGFRYFEGPVFWNVKKTA is encoded by the coding sequence ATGGACTCAAAAAAAATGAAAGCTGCCTTATCGCTTCTGCTGCTTGTTACGATGATTTTGGCCGGCTGTTCCGGTAAGGAAACCGGCGGACAAGGCGCCGCTACGCAAGCGGAGGGGTCAGCGCAGGAGGCGCCTGCAGCACAGGATTTGAAAATCGCCCTGAATGCACAACCGACAACCCTTGATACGCAAATGACGACGGCATGGGTTACAACGCATGTTTCCCGCAACATTTATGAGACGCTGATGGTCGCAGACGAGCATTACCAGATCAAGCCGATGCTGGCGGAATCGTACGTGGTTAGCGCCGATGCGAAAACGTTCACATTTAAGCTGCGCAAAGGTGTTTTGTTCCACAACGGCAAAGAAATGAAGGCAGACGACGTGGCGGCCTCAATGAACCGTTGGATGAAGCTGACAACGGTCGGCAAAGCGACCTTCGGAGACTCGAAGTTTACGAAGGTGGATGATTACACGGTGGAGATGAAGCTTGACAAGCCTTCAGGTGTTGCGCTTCAAGTGATGACCAATACGAACCAGTTCGCCGCTATTATGCCCAAAGAGGTGGCAGATACGGCAACGGATTCCGGCGTCAAGGAATACATAGGCACCGGTCCTTACAAATTCGACGAATGGAAACAGGATCAATTCATTCATCTTACCAAATTCGACGGATACAAGCCGTTAGATGGTGAACCGAGCGGCTTGGCCGGTCATAAGGAAGCACTGACCACTGATCTATATTTTGACTTCGTGACGGACTCCTCTACCCGATTGGCAGGGCTGCAAAGCGGCCAGTACGACGTTGCCATGGAACTTCCGCCCGACAACCTGGCACAGCTTAAAGCAGACCCGGATATTAAAACGTATACCAGCTTTACGGGCTACAACCCGCTCATACTGAACAACAAAAAAGGGATATTCAGCAATGTGAAAGCCCGGCAGGCGGTGGCTGCGGCGCTGGACATGGACGCGATTATGAAAGGCGCGTACGGGGATCCCGAATTTTACCGGATCGACGGCGGTATTATGATGAAAGAGCAGTCCAACTGGTACAGTGAAGCCGGCCTTGAAAATTACAACCAGAAAAACAAGGAAAAAGCGATACAGCTGTTAAAGGAAGCTAGTTATAATGGAGAACCGGTTCGTCTGATTACAAGCCGTGATTACGAGGATCTGTACAATACGTGTGTTGTCATTAAAGCGCAGCTCGAGGAGATCGGAATGAACGTCGATCTGCAAACGTATGATTGGGGTACTGTGCTTTCGAAGCAGCCGAATCCGGATGCATGGGATTTCTTCCCGACAACGTTCTCATCGAAGACCGACCCGACGCAAATATTGTATCTTGACTCCCGTAACGGCTGGGCAGGATGGACCAATAACCCGATAATCGACAAACTGCTCGATCAAATCCGCAGCTCAAGCTCGCAGGAGCAATCTAAAAAATGGTTTGATGAGGTACAGAAGGAATTTTGGACGAGTGTGCCTGTGATCAAGCTTGGCGATAAATACGCACTTATGGCATCCGGATCCAAAGTGGAAGGCTTCCGTTATTTTGAAGGTCCCGTTTTCTGGAACGTGAAAAAGACCGCGTAA
- a CDS encoding type II asparaginase yields MVLKRKISVALLSTSLSAALLFAPAAVLPYSVAHAETAAPTQEVVKKLPNIKILATGGTIASSAASNTEVTNYQVTQGIDLLLNAVPEMKQIANVSGEQIANVGSSNINNEILLKVAKRINTLLASDDVDGIVVTHGTDTLEETAYFLNLVVKSEKPVVIVGAMRPSSAMSADGPFNLYNAVQLAGTPEAKGKGVLIQLNDRIGAARYITKTNTTATDTFKSPEQGYLGTIAGNRVYFYNEPARKHTTQTVFNIDNLDSLPQVDILYEYQNNGRIFYDAAVQAGAKGIVVAGSGNGTLSALSKAGAADAAQIPTNMDKNQYKYLRKLVEAGGGAGSWAKKQLEKVTFKQGVVIVRSTRTGSGTVTPNPGENDKGFVSSDSLNPQKARILLMLALTKTNDAKEIQSFFNEY; encoded by the coding sequence ATGGTACTTAAACGAAAAATTTCAGTCGCACTGCTTTCCACATCTCTATCTGCAGCCCTATTGTTCGCTCCTGCCGCCGTATTGCCTTATTCGGTCGCTCATGCCGAAACAGCAGCCCCAACACAAGAAGTCGTCAAAAAACTTCCAAACATTAAGATTTTGGCTACCGGAGGCACGATCGCTTCTTCTGCCGCTTCCAACACGGAAGTGACCAACTATCAGGTAACCCAAGGGATCGACCTGCTGCTCAACGCCGTTCCGGAGATGAAGCAAATCGCCAATGTGAGCGGCGAACAAATCGCGAATGTCGGCAGTTCCAACATCAACAATGAGATTCTGCTGAAAGTGGCCAAGCGGATCAATACACTGCTTGCATCTGACGATGTGGATGGGATCGTTGTGACGCACGGTACGGATACTTTGGAAGAAACCGCTTATTTTCTCAACCTCGTCGTGAAGAGCGAGAAGCCGGTTGTCATCGTCGGTGCCATGAGACCGTCTTCTGCGATGAGCGCGGACGGCCCCTTTAACTTATACAATGCCGTCCAGCTTGCCGGCACACCCGAGGCGAAAGGCAAAGGCGTCCTCATTCAGTTAAACGATCGAATCGGAGCGGCGCGTTACATTACGAAGACGAATACAACGGCGACCGATACGTTCAAATCCCCTGAACAAGGTTATCTGGGCACGATCGCCGGGAATCGCGTTTATTTCTACAATGAACCGGCGCGCAAGCATACGACCCAGACCGTCTTCAACATCGATAATCTCGACAGCCTTCCGCAGGTGGACATTCTATACGAATATCAGAATAACGGAAGAATTTTTTATGACGCCGCCGTTCAGGCAGGGGCAAAAGGTATTGTCGTAGCCGGTTCCGGCAACGGCACACTTTCTGCACTTTCGAAGGCCGGGGCTGCCGATGCGGCTCAGATTCCTACCAATATGGATAAAAACCAATACAAGTATTTGCGGAAATTGGTGGAAGCCGGCGGCGGTGCAGGCAGCTGGGCGAAAAAGCAGCTGGAGAAGGTGACGTTCAAGCAGGGCGTCGTCATCGTGAGATCAACCCGCACGGGCAGCGGCACCGTCACTCCTAATCCCGGCGAGAACGATAAAGGGTTCGTCTCAAGCGATTCCCTGAATCCGCAAAAAGCACGCATCCTGCTTATGCTGGCGTTGACCAAAACGAACGACGCGAAAGAAATTCAATCCTTTTTCAACGAATACTAA
- a CDS encoding YgaP family membrane protein → MKNVGGADRAVRIVLGLALLSLLYFLPGYWKLLGLAISLSVLIPGLTQRCAINKLLGRNTCKIR, encoded by the coding sequence ATGAAAAATGTCGGAGGAGCCGATCGTGCGGTTCGCATTGTGCTCGGTTTAGCGCTGTTGTCGTTACTTTACTTTTTACCGGGATACTGGAAGTTATTAGGGCTCGCCATCTCGCTTTCGGTCCTTATTCCAGGGCTGACTCAGCGATGCGCCATTAATAAGCTGCTTGGACGAAATACTTGCAAAATTCGTTAA
- a CDS encoding alpha/beta hydrolase produces MKLLKNKIAIPFLVAVLTLIGLQLGSMAATAQAAAAQTVLLPVRQTLVTQYHIDSSRITVNAHNGFIQIDGRDMFKPKSVKAGTAYDTAETLAAAAKTGTEQKLTFVLIHGAWADASFWDKTAAELRKAGHTVYAPEYAGHGDQYDPKVTHEQITKSVVDFITGKNLKDIVLVGHSFGGTVIQKVSEQIPDRIKRLVFFNAFVSLDGQSLVDQTPPEVQDLFQQLKDASGNNTLTMPFPLFRDTIVNTASLDLAKRIYESAKPEPAEPLFEKLDLKKFYSLNIPKSYLYLTSDTALPQGPYGWHPAQSSHLGLFRLITGEGDHMTTAYTEPKMLAEKIVAAGRD; encoded by the coding sequence ATGAAATTGCTGAAAAACAAAATCGCCATCCCCTTTCTAGTCGCCGTATTGACTTTAATCGGCCTGCAGCTCGGCAGTATGGCCGCAACCGCACAAGCAGCGGCAGCCCAAACTGTGCTTCTTCCGGTCCGTCAAACTTTGGTCACCCAGTACCATATCGATTCCAGCCGCATCACTGTTAATGCGCACAACGGCTTTATACAAATCGACGGCAGGGATATGTTCAAGCCGAAATCGGTCAAAGCCGGCACCGCCTATGATACAGCCGAAACGCTTGCAGCCGCCGCCAAGACAGGCACCGAGCAGAAGCTGACCTTCGTGCTAATTCATGGCGCGTGGGCTGACGCCAGCTTCTGGGACAAAACGGCCGCCGAGCTGCGCAAAGCCGGGCATACCGTGTATGCGCCTGAATATGCCGGACATGGCGACCAATACGATCCGAAAGTGACGCATGAGCAAATTACGAAATCGGTTGTCGATTTCATTACAGGTAAAAACCTGAAAGATATCGTGCTCGTCGGACACAGCTTTGGCGGTACCGTCATCCAGAAAGTATCCGAACAAATTCCTGACCGCATCAAACGTCTCGTCTTCTTTAACGCCTTCGTATCGCTTGACGGCCAAAGCCTTGTGGATCAGACTCCGCCGGAAGTTCAAGATTTGTTCCAACAATTGAAAGACGCTTCGGGCAACAACACGCTTACGATGCCTTTCCCACTATTCCGCGACACGATCGTCAATACAGCAAGCCTGGACCTCGCGAAGCGAATTTATGAGAGCGCCAAGCCCGAACCGGCAGAGCCGCTGTTCGAGAAGCTGGATCTCAAGAAATTTTACAGCCTGAATATTCCGAAAAGCTATTTGTATTTAACTTCGGATACCGCGCTCCCGCAAGGTCCCTACGGTTGGCACCCGGCTCAATCGAGCCATCTTGGCCTGTTCCGTCTCATTACCGGCGAAGGCGATCACATGACTACCGCTTACACCGAACCGAAGATGCTGGCCGAAAAAATTGTTGCAGCCGGCAGAGACTAA
- a CDS encoding D-2-hydroxyacid dehydrogenase, with translation MIKAGAKPNLLIRCDIDESALRRIRTLANEVHVEPWKAGGREPQMLVRPEGLDIVVTRGLIDPVAFRYRAHRLKWIHSVTVGVEKLDVLSLAQSGIIVTNVKGLNAVPIAEYVMGALLAWNRGLFTFAAQQRRKVWQTLDVKETSGSTMGILGYGSIGREVAVRAKAFGMNVLASSRREHGSKPHAVDRFFLPDEVESLLAEADCVVNCLPLSPETANYMNRRRFECMKDDSLFINVGRGRTVDEDALLCALRNRSIGGAVLDVFGAEPLPPGHPLWDEDRVLISPHNAFASPKHWGRVFDHFIENLERFCKGDELLHAVDPVKGY, from the coding sequence GTGATAAAAGCGGGCGCAAAACCAAATCTGTTAATACGCTGCGACATTGACGAATCCGCCTTGCGCCGCATCCGGACGCTTGCAAATGAAGTGCATGTGGAGCCATGGAAAGCCGGCGGAAGAGAGCCGCAGATGCTGGTTCGGCCGGAAGGGCTGGATATTGTCGTAACCCGAGGTTTGATCGACCCGGTTGCGTTCCGATACCGGGCGCACAGACTGAAGTGGATTCATTCCGTTACGGTAGGAGTGGAAAAGCTTGATGTGCTATCGCTTGCACAAAGCGGCATTATTGTTACAAATGTAAAGGGGCTGAATGCTGTCCCGATTGCCGAATACGTCATGGGGGCGCTGCTGGCCTGGAACAGAGGTTTGTTCACGTTTGCTGCGCAGCAGCGGCGAAAAGTATGGCAGACACTTGATGTGAAGGAAACGAGCGGCAGCACCATGGGCATTCTCGGCTATGGGAGCATCGGGCGTGAAGTAGCGGTTCGCGCCAAAGCGTTCGGCATGAACGTGCTCGCCAGCAGCCGCAGAGAACACGGCTCCAAACCGCATGCGGTCGACCGTTTTTTTCTCCCTGATGAGGTGGAATCGCTCCTTGCGGAAGCCGACTGCGTCGTGAACTGTTTGCCTCTATCGCCGGAAACGGCAAATTATATGAACCGCCGCCGCTTCGAATGCATGAAGGACGATTCACTGTTTATTAACGTGGGGAGGGGGAGGACAGTCGATGAGGATGCTCTGCTCTGCGCCCTCCGCAACAGGAGCATAGGCGGGGCTGTTCTGGATGTGTTTGGCGCTGAGCCTTTGCCGCCAGGTCATCCGTTATGGGACGAGGACCGCGTGCTGATCAGTCCGCACAACGCATTTGCTTCGCCAAAACACTGGGGGCGCGTGTTCGATCATTTTATCGAAAATCTGGAAAGGTTTTGTAAAGGGGATGAGCTGCTCCATGCGGTGGACCCGGTTAAAGGCTACTAG
- a CDS encoding GntR family transcriptional regulator produces MSTKTVSKQQIAYEFIHEKIISGAYSPGYRIVVDQLVQELSLSPSPIREAIRKLEADGFLHNKPYCGVVVISMQYKECLDRMHALAIMDAYASSLSGPRLTSREITKLAKLNAELKDCVEKDQVMNAGKIDRAFHDLFNSRCDNDIILNAIRDQTEKLSTIRELHVMFYPMRISESVGEHEKLLELLRDNRGEAVIESYVRKHMQNSIAAYIKASEQLEGEAGRIART; encoded by the coding sequence GTGAGTACCAAAACCGTCAGCAAGCAGCAGATTGCCTACGAATTTATACACGAAAAAATCATTTCAGGCGCTTATTCCCCGGGGTACCGTATCGTAGTCGATCAGCTCGTTCAGGAACTGTCTTTAAGTCCCAGCCCGATCCGCGAGGCGATCCGCAAACTGGAGGCTGACGGATTTCTGCACAATAAGCCGTATTGCGGAGTTGTCGTCATCTCCATGCAGTACAAGGAATGTCTAGACCGGATGCATGCACTGGCGATCATGGATGCGTACGCCTCTTCGCTCAGCGGACCGCGGCTGACCAGCAGGGAAATAACGAAACTTGCGAAGCTGAACGCCGAGCTTAAAGACTGCGTCGAGAAGGATCAGGTAATGAATGCGGGCAAAATTGACCGTGCGTTTCACGATCTGTTTAACAGCCGCTGCGACAACGACATTATTTTGAATGCGATTCGTGATCAGACGGAAAAACTCAGCACGATCCGCGAGCTGCACGTTATGTTTTATCCAATGCGTATTTCCGAAAGTGTCGGGGAGCACGAGAAGCTGCTTGAGCTGTTGCGCGACAATAGAGGGGAGGCGGTGATTGAAAGCTATGTCCGGAAGCATATGCAAAATTCCATTGCCGCTTACATCAAAGCCTCGGAGCAGTTGGAGGGGGAAGCGGGAAGGATTGCACGGACGTGA
- a CDS encoding Crp/Fnr family transcriptional regulator, which translates to MSSTVLEQVPRIVERFPSLSGITEQDWSHEGITVMELQPGHVFEEGKFLDHAVLVLEGTVRMYRISGSGREITLYRLNGGECCPLMMSSILGETEYEASAWIEKRCAVLVIPVYVFRDWMDRYKSFRQYIFQTFAKRLIIMSNLLDSINFKSIRARVAEYLVRLTEDGNDTLAITHDTLSIELGTAREVISRTLKSLENEGLLQLSRGRISNIQRRGLEKYMEL; encoded by the coding sequence ATGAGTTCTACCGTGCTTGAGCAAGTCCCCCGCATTGTTGAGCGCTTTCCGAGCTTGTCCGGTATTACCGAGCAGGACTGGAGCCATGAAGGCATAACGGTTATGGAATTGCAGCCGGGCCATGTCTTTGAGGAGGGCAAGTTTCTGGACCATGCCGTTCTCGTTTTGGAAGGAACGGTAAGGATGTACAGAATCAGCGGCAGCGGAAGAGAGATCACCCTGTACCGGCTTAACGGCGGGGAGTGCTGTCCGCTCATGATGTCCAGCATCCTCGGCGAGACCGAATATGAAGCTTCCGCATGGATCGAGAAGCGGTGCGCCGTGCTTGTCATTCCGGTTTACGTATTCAGAGACTGGATGGACCGCTACAAAAGCTTCCGCCAGTACATATTCCAAACGTTCGCCAAAAGGCTGATCATTATGTCCAACCTGCTGGACAGTATCAACTTCAAATCAATTCGCGCCCGGGTAGCGGAATATCTTGTCCGGTTAACCGAGGACGGAAACGATACCTTGGCCATTACCCACGATACGCTGTCGATCGAGCTCGGAACCGCACGGGAAGTGATCAGCCGAACGCTGAAATCGCTTGAAAATGAAGGGCTGCTCCAACTATCCAGAGGCCGGATCTCCAATATACAGCGTCGTGGTCTGGAAAAATATATGGAACTTTAA